The following are encoded in a window of Thermoanaerobacter ethanolicus JW 200 genomic DNA:
- a CDS encoding sigma-70 family RNA polymerase sigma factor gives MGQEELLERAKAGDVEAFEILASEHQKYIYNVILRIIFDREEALDLTQETLLKAYLNIKKFKGNSSFRTWLYRIAVNSAIDYLRKRNVERSNFREIEEFENGVKDFETPEEVVDKKLTAEIVMKEINKLPIDYKVVLILRDIEGLNYEEISKIMNLNLGTVKSRLWRARNLLKERIKSLPEFLSLDERRQV, from the coding sequence AGGAGGAGTTGTTGGAGAGGGCAAAAGCTGGAGATGTGGAGGCTTTTGAAATTCTCGCAAGTGAGCATCAAAAATACATCTACAATGTGATATTAAGGATTATTTTTGACAGAGAAGAAGCATTAGACCTTACGCAGGAGACGTTGCTTAAAGCGTATTTAAATATAAAAAAATTTAAAGGGAATAGTAGTTTCAGAACATGGCTTTATAGAATTGCTGTAAACAGTGCTATAGATTATTTAAGAAAAAGAAATGTGGAAAGAAGTAATTTTAGAGAGATAGAGGAATTTGAAAATGGAGTAAAAGATTTTGAAACTCCTGAAGAGGTGGTAGATAAAAAATTAACTGCGGAAATTGTAATGAAAGAAATAAACAAACTTCCTATAGACTATAAAGTGGTTTTGATTTTAAGAGATATAGAAGGTTTAAACTATGAAGAAATATCCAAGATAATGAATTTGAATTTAGGCACTGTAAAGTCTCGCTTGTGGCGAGCAAGGAATCTGCTTAAAGAGAGAATAAAGTCTTTGCCAGAATTTTTATCATTAGACGAAAGGAGGCAAGTATGA
- a CDS encoding DUF4349 domain-containing protein: MMDCKKALQLIPRYIDGELDVAQKEELEKHIESCESCRKEYQLEKNIIESLKNMPPLELPEDFNKKIHEKLVYQKNILEKKKERLKKTLTVAVIAASFILMTVFVVNIFKFDKSSRIESSAPSNNIKMTQSADLSKKEGINNEVNMFSITGQRGLPAGTSRKITKNATISLEVEDVNVCYDKVFKLVKEAEGFIESSDETVFTDNTKRINLVLKVREDKFESVISQIKEFGKVTALRIDSKDVTEQYYDLKARLKNLEIEEQKLQDIMNKASTVKEMLEVESEINRIRSDIESMKEQLKVWENLTRLGTINLLIREVSKVEKPTTLVSFKGIGRDIKQAFINNVNFLIFFIKKLIIILAIVLPYGALAFIGYKVYIYFKKRR; this comes from the coding sequence ATGATGGATTGCAAAAAGGCACTTCAACTTATACCCCGATATATAGATGGTGAATTGGATGTAGCACAAAAGGAAGAATTAGAAAAGCACATAGAAAGCTGTGAAAGTTGCAGAAAAGAATATCAACTGGAGAAAAATATAATAGAAAGTTTAAAAAATATGCCTCCTTTAGAACTACCTGAAGATTTCAATAAAAAAATACACGAAAAATTGGTTTACCAGAAAAATATTTTAGAGAAGAAAAAAGAAAGGCTAAAAAAGACGTTAACAGTAGCAGTTATTGCAGCTTCTTTCATACTTATGACAGTATTTGTAGTAAATATTTTTAAATTTGATAAATCCTCACGAATAGAATCGAGTGCTCCTTCAAACAATATCAAAATGACTCAAAGTGCTGATTTGTCTAAAAAGGAAGGAATTAATAATGAAGTTAATATGTTTTCAATCACTGGTCAAAGAGGATTGCCAGCAGGAACTTCAAGGAAAATTACAAAAAATGCAACCATCTCCTTAGAAGTAGAAGATGTCAATGTATGTTATGATAAAGTGTTTAAATTGGTAAAAGAAGCAGAAGGCTTTATTGAAAGTTCTGATGAAACTGTATTTACCGATAATACCAAAAGGATAAATCTTGTTTTGAAGGTGCGGGAAGATAAATTTGAAAGTGTGATTTCTCAGATTAAAGAATTTGGTAAAGTAACAGCTTTAAGAATAGATAGTAAAGACGTTACAGAGCAGTATTATGATTTAAAAGCAAGACTAAAAAACTTAGAAATAGAGGAACAAAAACTTCAAGACATTATGAATAAGGCTTCTACAGTCAAGGAAATGCTTGAAGTAGAATCCGAAATAAACAGGATAAGAAGCGATATAGAATCAATGAAAGAACAGTTAAAAGTATGGGAAAATCTTACGAGGCTAGGAACCATAAATCTTTTAATAAGAGAGGTTTCCAAGGTTGAGAAACCTACGACTCTAGTTTCTTTTAAGGGAATCGGTAGAGATATAAAACAAGCTTTTATAAATAATGTAAATTTTTTAATATTTTTTATAAAGAAGCTGATAATAATATTGGCAATAGTTTTACCTTATGGTGCACTGGCTTTTATTGGGTATAAAGTGTATATCTATTTCAAAAAAAGAAGATGA